The following are from one region of the bacterium genome:
- the purB gene encoding adenylosuccinate lyase has protein sequence MTIPNLLAERYAGAAMRAIWSPREKVRREREFWVAVLEGQIELGLEVPGDAPAAYRAVVEDIDLDSIARRERRLRHDVMARLEEFCALAGCEYLHWGLTSRDVTENVEQTQIRDAMRLVLTKAVAAADAVARRAGELAATPVVARTHNVPAQVTTFGRRFAAAGEELIEAIRRLETLVEDYPLRGLKGAVGTQAGLLGLFAGDPSKVEALEAAVAARLGFDRTLGAVGQVYPRSLDFDVVSSLFRLGNGPANLATTIRLMAGQELITEGFGAGQVGSSAMPHKTNARSCERINGLATVLRGHVTMVADLAGVQWNEGDVSCSVVRRIVLPDAFFAIDGLLETFLTVMQELEPFPAVAVEELRGRAPLLASAALLVAAADAGAERSHVHSVLQRHSAAAVAAQRTGQAYDLAAALGQDDDFPLTIEGVEAVLNEASEPGRAEAQVADFVKAAADLLDRYPLAGEVAPEPLL, from the coding sequence GTGACCATCCCGAACCTGCTGGCCGAGCGTTACGCCGGCGCGGCGATGCGCGCCATCTGGTCGCCGCGCGAGAAGGTCCGCCGGGAACGGGAGTTCTGGGTGGCCGTCCTCGAAGGGCAGATCGAGTTGGGGCTGGAGGTTCCCGGGGACGCGCCAGCCGCGTACCGGGCCGTCGTCGAGGACATCGACCTGGATTCCATCGCCCGCCGGGAGCGCCGGTTGCGGCACGACGTGATGGCCCGGCTGGAGGAGTTCTGCGCGCTGGCAGGTTGCGAGTACCTCCACTGGGGTCTCACCTCCCGCGACGTCACCGAGAACGTCGAGCAGACGCAGATCCGCGATGCGATGCGTCTCGTGCTGACCAAGGCGGTCGCCGCCGCCGATGCCGTGGCGCGGCGGGCCGGCGAGTTGGCCGCAACGCCCGTGGTGGCGCGTACGCACAACGTTCCAGCGCAGGTCACAACCTTCGGCCGCCGCTTCGCCGCCGCGGGCGAGGAGTTGATCGAGGCGATCCGCCGCCTCGAGACGCTGGTCGAGGACTACCCGTTGCGCGGGTTGAAGGGTGCCGTCGGCACGCAGGCGGGCCTACTGGGGCTGTTCGCCGGCGACCCCTCGAAGGTGGAGGCGCTGGAAGCGGCCGTCGCCGCCCGGCTCGGGTTCGACCGCACACTTGGTGCGGTGGGGCAGGTGTATCCCCGGTCGCTGGACTTCGACGTCGTCTCGAGCCTGTTCAGGCTCGGCAACGGGCCGGCCAACCTGGCGACGACGATCCGCCTCATGGCCGGGCAGGAACTCATCACCGAAGGGTTCGGTGCCGGACAAGTCGGATCGTCCGCCATGCCCCACAAGACCAATGCTCGTTCCTGCGAACGCATCAATGGCCTCGCGACGGTGTTGCGCGGGCACGTCACCATGGTTGCCGACCTGGCGGGGGTTCAGTGGAACGAAGGTGACGTCAGTTGCTCGGTCGTACGCAGGATCGTGTTGCCCGACGCGTTCTTCGCGATCGACGGGCTCCTGGAGACGTTCCTCACGGTGATGCAAGAACTGGAGCCCTTCCCGGCCGTGGCCGTCGAGGAGTTGCGCGGCCGAGCACCGCTCTTGGCGAGTGCAGCTCTTCTCGTTGCCGCGGCCGATGCAGGAGCTGAGCGCTCCCATGTCCATTCGGTACTGCAGCGCCACAGTGCAGCTGCTGTGGCTGCACAGCGAACCGGTCAGGCGTACGATCTCGCGGCCGCTTTGGGCCAGGACGACGACTTCCCCTTGACAATAGAAGGCGTGGAAGCAGTCCTGAACGAGGCCAGTGAACCCGGCCGGGCCGAAGCGCAAGTGGCTGACTTCGTCAAGGCGGCAGCCGACTTGTTGGACCGCTATCCCCTGGCTGGAGAAGTTGCTCCGGAGCCGCTCCTGTAA
- the pyrE gene encoding orotate phosphoribosyltransferase yields the protein MKRSSVDLLKQHLLKHSIRTGDFVLKSGRRSNWFCDAKQTACRAEGILLVADAVLDVMPPGIDAIGGLAAGADPIAFGVAGVAAVRGRPLRAFSIRKEAKDHGVEGRLAGALEAEDRVLIVEDTVTRGRSPLEAARVVRALGAEPQMILAIVDRGGTCAAAAAAEGLVFRALVTAPELGFAYESPGGA from the coding sequence GTGAAACGATCATCCGTAGACCTGTTGAAGCAGCACCTGTTGAAACACTCGATCCGTACGGGTGACTTTGTCTTGAAATCCGGGCGCCGCAGCAACTGGTTCTGCGACGCCAAGCAGACCGCCTGCCGGGCGGAGGGGATCCTGCTGGTCGCCGACGCGGTGCTGGATGTGATGCCGCCCGGCATCGACGCCATCGGCGGCTTGGCCGCCGGCGCGGATCCGATCGCGTTCGGCGTGGCGGGCGTCGCCGCCGTCCGGGGACGGCCGCTCCGTGCTTTCAGCATCCGCAAGGAGGCCAAGGACCATGGTGTGGAAGGCCGTCTGGCGGGCGCGCTGGAGGCGGAGGACCGGGTTCTCATCGTTGAGGACACCGTCACCAGGGGCCGCTCGCCGCTGGAGGCGGCGCGGGTGGTCCGCGCTCTGGGCGCCGAGCCGCAGATGATCCTGGCGATCGTCGACAGGGGCGGCACGTGCGCGGCGGCTGCGGCCGCCGAAGGGCTGGTCTTCCGGGCGCTGGTGACCGCGCCGGAACTCGGCTTCGCCTACGAGTCCCCCGGAGGCGCCTAG
- a CDS encoding COX15/CtaA family protein, producing MALRRNGISPAGYRRITLLALLALIFIIITGGAVRLTGSGLGCSDWPTCEENQFVPDLEYHALVEFVNRAITGVVSLAVALAVLGALLRRPRRQDLVGLAFGLVAGVAGQVVLGGLVVWYHLSPWLVIAHFLLSMVLVANAVVLHHRAGLPDGAPRGAGAPARAAGHLTRLLVVLAVLAIVSGTLLTGAGPHGGDADVERLQYDIPSLARLHGGAMVLCAAVALLLWAGAERGSFRLRRRGHRATPHAPAARLVVLVIGAQAAVGYLQYFTGVPVLLVGVHIAGAAALWTAVLRLHLAVHEAPAR from the coding sequence ATGGCGCTGCGGAGGAACGGAATCAGCCCGGCCGGCTACCGCCGTATCACTCTGCTGGCCCTGCTGGCCCTGATCTTCATCATCATCACCGGTGGCGCGGTGCGCCTCACCGGCTCCGGACTGGGCTGCTCGGACTGGCCCACCTGCGAGGAGAACCAGTTCGTCCCCGACCTGGAGTACCACGCCCTGGTGGAGTTCGTGAACAGGGCCATTACCGGCGTGGTGTCGCTGGCCGTGGCGCTCGCCGTGCTCGGTGCGCTGCTGCGGCGACCCAGGCGGCAGGACCTCGTCGGACTGGCGTTCGGGCTCGTGGCGGGGGTTGCCGGCCAGGTGGTCCTCGGGGGCCTGGTCGTGTGGTACCACCTCTCCCCGTGGTTGGTCATCGCCCACTTCCTGCTGTCGATGGTGCTGGTGGCCAACGCCGTCGTGTTGCACCACCGCGCCGGTCTGCCCGACGGGGCTCCGAGGGGGGCGGGCGCGCCGGCGCGGGCGGCGGGCCACCTGACGCGCCTGCTGGTGGTCCTGGCGGTCCTGGCCATCGTGAGCGGCACGTTGCTGACCGGAGCCGGCCCGCATGGTGGTGACGCCGATGTCGAGCGGCTGCAGTACGACATCCCGTCCCTGGCCCGCCTGCACGGCGGGGCCATGGTGCTGTGCGCCGCGGTGGCGCTGTTGCTCTGGGCCGGTGCCGAGCGCGGCTCGTTCCGGCTCCGGCGCCGGGGCCACCGGGCGACGCCGCACGCCCCCGCCGCCCGCTTGGTGGTACTGGTGATCGGCGCGCAGGCCGCGGTCGGCTACCTGCAGTACTTCACCGGTGTGCCCGTGCTCCTCGTCGGCGTCCATATCGCCGGCGCGGCCGCCCTTTGGACCGCCGTCCTGCGGCTTCACCTGGCCGTGCACGAGGCGCCCGCCCGGTAG
- a CDS encoding heme o synthase: MPATKARATIASYVALTKPRIIELLLVTTVPTMIVAQRGLPPVWLIGAVIAGGALAAGGANALNMVIDRDIDSIMQRTRDRPLVTGEISPRSALAFAVTLEVAAFVWLWLMVNLLSAVLAVSATLFYVFVYSLWLKRRSERNIVIGGAAGAVPVLVGWTAVTGRLDWAPLLLFAVIFYWTPPHFWALAVRYRDDYAQVGVPMLPAVRSIRTVALRIIAYTVVLWATSVAFGFVAELGTLYLATALVTGVIFIALGVRLLRHGTPQVAMRLFNWSITYIVLLFGAMALDRFV; the protein is encoded by the coding sequence ATGCCTGCGACGAAAGCCCGGGCCACGATCGCGTCCTACGTGGCGCTGACCAAACCGCGCATCATCGAGCTGCTGCTCGTGACGACGGTTCCCACCATGATCGTTGCGCAGCGAGGCCTGCCCCCGGTGTGGTTGATCGGGGCGGTCATCGCCGGCGGGGCCCTCGCCGCCGGCGGCGCCAACGCGCTCAACATGGTCATCGACCGCGACATCGACAGCATCATGCAGCGCACCCGGGACCGGCCCCTCGTCACCGGCGAGATAAGCCCGCGCAGCGCCCTGGCGTTCGCGGTCACCCTGGAGGTGGCGGCGTTCGTCTGGCTCTGGCTGATGGTGAACCTGCTCAGCGCGGTCCTGGCGGTGAGTGCCACGCTGTTCTACGTCTTCGTGTACAGCCTCTGGCTGAAGCGGCGGTCCGAGCGCAACATCGTCATCGGCGGAGCCGCCGGCGCGGTCCCCGTGCTCGTGGGCTGGACGGCCGTGACGGGCCGGCTGGACTGGGCGCCGCTGCTGCTGTTCGCGGTGATCTTCTACTGGACGCCACCCCACTTCTGGGCGCTGGCGGTGCGCTACCGCGATGACTACGCGCAGGTCGGGGTGCCGATGCTGCCGGCGGTCCGCTCCATCCGGACCGTGGCCCTGCGCATCATCGCCTACACCGTGGTCCTCTGGGCCACGAGCGTCGCTTTCGGGTTCGTGGCCGAGTTGGGGACCCTCTACCTTGCGACCGCCCTGGTGACCGGCGTGATCTTCATCGCCCTGGGTGTCCGGTTGCTTCGCCATGGCACACCGCAGGTGGCGATGCGCCTGTTCAACTGGTCCATCACCTACATCGTGTTGCTGTTCGGGGCCATGGCTCTGGATCGGTTCGTCTGA
- a CDS encoding cbb3-type cytochrome c oxidase subunit I produces the protein MTATETHAAATDEHASATPAGSPTPRGLAGILSSSDHKTLGRMWILASLLLGTFVLVCGLLLHIERANLPGLEVFAGIESFRQFFTLYRVGLVFLFVMPLWIGLATHVVPLQIGARGVAFPRAAAAAFWGWLTGAGILIASWAIDGGLAAGGEQRAVELSLLSFALVVLSLLGATGVLLTTMCTQRPAGMSLERMPLFSWSVFVAGAVWLLSLPVLLANLVIMWIDLRGPSAVRFGAGQNLYEQVSWVFDQPQVFVFAIPVVGVVGEILPVAFGMPQRRWGVMLSLVGLAGVFSFGADLQRFFSPTAQTTPLYVVSGIVVALVVVALLGGWADLGRGARRLPRPSGHLAVAMSALGVLVFAAIVGFIRVLGGAVGFLRSFARHNESWQGDLDRALAPLDDLRGTMAGAGLLDLVAMAAVLGAVAGLFYWSPKIFGRRASHAAGFGAAAILGAAGLLTGLMGLVAGFLGQPERPSASFTSGGAEAAAILAVIGVIGVLLAMAIVLIVTLRGAASLARGASTVPDPWGGHTMEWFAASPPPPDNFGDEPAAPVRSAHPLWDAPAPSTGERGAP, from the coding sequence ATGACCGCGACCGAGACTCACGCTGCCGCCACGGACGAGCACGCCTCGGCCACGCCGGCAGGCTCGCCGACCCCGCGGGGACTTGCGGGGATCCTGTCCAGCAGCGACCACAAGACGCTGGGGCGGATGTGGATCCTGGCGTCGCTGCTGCTCGGCACCTTCGTGCTGGTGTGCGGGCTGCTGTTGCACATCGAGCGCGCCAACCTGCCGGGTCTCGAGGTCTTCGCGGGCATCGAATCGTTCCGGCAGTTCTTCACGCTCTACCGGGTCGGTCTGGTCTTCCTGTTCGTCATGCCGTTGTGGATCGGTCTCGCCACGCACGTGGTCCCACTGCAGATCGGCGCCCGGGGTGTGGCCTTCCCGCGGGCGGCCGCGGCCGCCTTCTGGGGCTGGCTCACCGGGGCCGGCATCCTCATCGCCTCCTGGGCGATCGACGGGGGCCTTGCCGCCGGTGGCGAGCAGCGGGCCGTGGAGCTCTCCCTGCTCTCCTTCGCCCTGGTGGTGCTGTCGCTGCTGGGCGCCACGGGAGTGCTGCTCACCACCATGTGCACCCAGCGGCCGGCCGGCATGAGCCTGGAACGCATGCCGTTGTTCTCCTGGTCGGTGTTCGTGGCGGGTGCCGTGTGGCTCCTGAGCCTGCCCGTGCTGCTGGCCAACCTGGTCATCATGTGGATCGACCTGCGGGGTCCGAGCGCGGTGCGCTTCGGGGCCGGGCAGAACCTGTACGAGCAGGTCTCCTGGGTGTTCGACCAGCCCCAGGTGTTCGTGTTCGCAATCCCCGTGGTCGGTGTCGTGGGGGAGATCCTGCCGGTGGCCTTCGGCATGCCGCAGCGGCGCTGGGGCGTCATGCTCTCGCTCGTCGGTCTGGCCGGAGTGTTCAGTTTCGGTGCCGACCTGCAACGATTCTTCAGCCCGACGGCCCAGACGACGCCGCTCTACGTGGTCAGCGGCATCGTCGTGGCGCTGGTGGTCGTGGCGCTGCTGGGAGGCTGGGCCGACCTGGGGCGCGGCGCCCGCCGCCTGCCCCGGCCCAGCGGGCACCTCGCCGTGGCGATGTCGGCGCTGGGCGTGCTGGTCTTCGCGGCGATCGTGGGATTCATCCGGGTGCTCGGCGGGGCGGTCGGGTTCCTGCGGAGCTTCGCTCGGCACAACGAGTCCTGGCAGGGTGATCTGGACCGTGCCCTGGCGCCCCTGGACGATCTGCGGGGGACCATGGCCGGCGCGGGGCTGCTGGACCTCGTGGCGATGGCGGCCGTGCTCGGTGCCGTGGCCGGGCTCTTCTACTGGAGCCCCAAGATCTTCGGGCGCCGGGCCTCGCACGCCGCCGGCTTCGGCGCGGCGGCGATCCTGGGCGCGGCCGGCCTGTTGACGGGCCTGATGGGCCTCGTCGCCGGCTTCCTGGGCCAACCCGAACGCCCCAGCGCGAGCTTCACCTCGGGGGGTGCGGAGGCTGCGGCCATCCTCGCCGTCATCGGCGTGATCGGGGTCCTGTTGGCTATGGCGATCGTGCTGATCGTCACCCTGCGCGGCGCCGCCTCGCTCGCCCGGGGCGCCTCCACGGTTCCCGACCCCTGGGGCGGGCACACGATGGAATGGTTCGCCGCCTCGCCGCCCCCGCCGGACAACTTCGGTGACGAGCCGGCGGCTCCGGTGCGTTCGGCGCATCCTCTCTGGGACGCGCCGGCGCCGTCGACAGGCGAGAGAGGTGCCCCGTGA
- a CDS encoding cytochrome c oxidase subunit 3, translating to MSEQAAPATEMVAPAIAPRRRTLQVGTGFAAAAVLMYFGGLLGVYFSERADFLRANPGESWIPSGARVELTAPTVMAWTLLLSVVTMQWVVHATKRDDRRHTLIALVVTAVFGVAVINQTAFQYRQMGLAIDGGSLAAPLIYTISGSHLALVVVALGYLFVMAVRALTAPAPSVHLDGMSAAAMLWHVMVFVYLVIWVGLFVTK from the coding sequence GTGAGCGAGCAGGCCGCTCCGGCGACCGAGATGGTGGCACCGGCGATCGCCCCGCGCCGCCGGACCCTGCAGGTGGGCACGGGTTTCGCCGCGGCGGCCGTGTTGATGTACTTCGGTGGCCTGCTGGGCGTCTACTTCTCCGAGCGGGCCGATTTCCTGCGGGCGAACCCCGGCGAGTCGTGGATCCCCTCCGGGGCCCGGGTCGAGCTGACCGCGCCGACGGTGATGGCCTGGACGCTGCTGCTGAGCGTCGTCACCATGCAGTGGGTGGTGCACGCCACCAAGCGGGACGACCGGCGCCACACCCTCATCGCCCTGGTCGTCACGGCCGTCTTCGGCGTGGCGGTGATCAACCAGACCGCCTTCCAGTACCGCCAGATGGGGCTGGCGATCGACGGGGGCAGCCTGGCGGCACCGCTCATCTACACGATCTCGGGCAGTCATCTCGCCCTGGTCGTCGTGGCCCTCGGCTACCTGTTCGTCATGGCGGTGCGGGCCCTCACCGCGCCGGCGCCCAGCGTCCACCTCGACGGCATGTCGGCGGCGGCCATGCTCTGGCACGTCATGGTGTTCGTGTACCTGGTCATCTGGGTCGGACTCTTCGTGACGAAGTGA
- the coxB gene encoding cytochrome c oxidase subunit II: protein MDEHAAGRFGRPLWRRLRLALIAPAVALALTACADEHPLDTLTEAGPDAREINDLFFPVLGVAVVVFFLVQGAVIYLVLKYRARRRDSSAAATGGEGDGDDLYGDDEYPEQVHGNLRLELAWTIIPTILLAVISVFALISLVELNEVSAAEDDLRVTVVGQQWWWEFQYHLDGDTSTAPDIVTANELVMPVRQQVPLEITSRDVIHSFWIPRLNGKRDAVPGRTHPWVIEADEPGRYMGQCTEFCGLSHAYMRMYAVVLEPAEWEEWVQGQLVDAAPLEPTDPGYEGQEVFLANCANCHVVNGVTDVNLDGRLDGTADYAGTGDFDSEPITSALVAGAAPNLTHLASRTTFAGSIFDLYENRAKYIPYLEVAERGDLNRGDLEAWIRNAPERKANDADGARGMTAFPGLTEGDIDALVEYLMTLR, encoded by the coding sequence ATGGACGAGCACGCCGCCGGCCGTTTCGGGAGGCCTCTCTGGCGGCGCCTCCGGCTGGCGCTGATCGCGCCGGCGGTGGCGCTGGCGCTGACCGCATGCGCCGACGAGCACCCGCTGGACACCCTCACGGAGGCCGGCCCGGACGCGCGGGAGATCAACGACCTGTTCTTCCCCGTCCTCGGGGTCGCCGTCGTCGTCTTCTTCCTGGTGCAGGGTGCCGTCATCTACCTGGTCCTCAAGTACCGGGCGCGACGCCGGGACTCGTCTGCGGCGGCCACGGGCGGCGAGGGTGACGGCGACGACCTCTACGGGGACGACGAGTATCCCGAGCAGGTTCACGGCAATCTCCGGCTGGAGCTGGCCTGGACCATCATCCCCACGATCCTGCTGGCGGTCATCTCGGTGTTCGCGCTCATCTCCCTCGTCGAGTTGAACGAGGTGTCCGCCGCTGAGGACGATCTCCGGGTCACCGTCGTGGGCCAGCAGTGGTGGTGGGAGTTCCAGTACCACCTGGACGGCGACACCTCCACGGCGCCGGACATCGTGACCGCGAACGAGTTGGTGATGCCGGTGCGCCAGCAGGTGCCCCTGGAGATCACCTCGCGGGACGTGATCCACTCGTTCTGGATCCCGCGGCTGAACGGCAAGCGCGACGCCGTCCCGGGCCGTACCCATCCGTGGGTGATCGAGGCCGACGAGCCGGGCCGCTACATGGGCCAGTGCACCGAGTTCTGCGGGCTCTCGCACGCCTACATGCGCATGTACGCCGTCGTGCTGGAGCCCGCCGAGTGGGAGGAGTGGGTGCAGGGCCAACTGGTGGACGCCGCGCCCCTGGAACCCACCGATCCCGGTTACGAGGGCCAGGAGGTCTTCCTGGCGAACTGTGCCAACTGTCACGTCGTCAACGGTGTGACCGACGTGAACCTCGACGGTCGCCTCGACGGTACGGCCGACTACGCCGGCACCGGCGACTTCGACTCCGAGCCCATCACCTCGGCACTCGTGGCGGGCGCGGCCCCCAATCTGACCCACCTGGCGAGCCGCACCACGTTCGCGGGCTCCATCTTCGACCTCTACGAGAACCGAGCCAAGTACATCCCCTACCTCGAGGTGGCTGAGCGGGGCGACCTGAACCGAGGCGACCTCGAAGCCTGGATCCGCAACGCCCCCGAGCGGAAGGCCAACGACGCCGACGGCGCCCGCGGCATGACCGCTTTCCCGGGCCTCACCGAGGGCGACATCGACGCGTTGGTCGAATATCTGATGACCCTGCGCTAG
- the ctaD gene encoding cytochrome c oxidase subunit I yields the protein MTTTSEPPLQLTAGEQMVRPSTSLGVFSRPRGDTGWQSWLFTVDHKRIGIMYGAAALLFLVIGGIEALLIRLQLAVPGGNVLSEDAYNQVFTMHGVTMVFLVIMPMAAAFANYLLPLQIGARDVAFPRLNAFSLWAFLAGGIFLNTSWFLGGAPDGGWFGYAPNSGLVYSPSNGMDFYALGLQIAGIASLVSAINLITTVLNMRAPGMTLFRMPVLSWMLLVVQFLLLFAIPVITVALFLLSFDRLFDANFFNVAAGADPLLWQHLFWIFGHPEVYILILPAFGIMSEVIPVFSRKPIFGYPFMVFSGIAIGFMGWGVWAHHMFTSGMGPVSVAAFSLSTMFIAVPTGVKILNWLATMWGGRVRLTTAMLYSVGAVAMFTIGGLSGVTHAIAPADTQQTDTYYIVAHFHYVIFGGSLMGMLSGIYFWWPKMFGHKLDEKLGKIGFWVLLIGFNLTFGPMHILGLQGMSRRIHSYAADSGFNLWNMFATVGSFVVAVGLLLFFWNIGVSRRRARGAPPVGPDPWDARGLEWMTASPTPVHNFDRDITVTRQDEFWHRKWRIGDDGQVTRIARAEDVAHDGSATDVHLPSPSYWPVVVALGLPLVAYGLIYNLWITGVGALLILGGLYAWVFEPPDDPEAHAHDDHHDADPSDDPDNGASGGGTSTNGEGGPDGGDGTRQLAGAGVAGGPSAQATEEQS from the coding sequence ATGACCACCACCTCCGAACCCCCGCTGCAACTCACCGCAGGCGAGCAGATGGTGCGGCCCTCGACGTCGCTCGGGGTGTTCTCGCGGCCGAGGGGTGACACAGGCTGGCAGAGCTGGCTCTTCACCGTCGATCACAAGCGCATCGGCATCATGTACGGCGCCGCGGCGCTGCTGTTCCTGGTGATCGGCGGCATCGAGGCGCTGCTTATCCGGCTGCAGCTGGCCGTTCCCGGGGGCAACGTGCTCAGCGAGGACGCCTACAACCAGGTCTTCACCATGCACGGCGTCACGATGGTGTTCCTGGTGATCATGCCGATGGCCGCCGCCTTCGCCAACTACCTGCTGCCGCTGCAGATCGGCGCCCGGGACGTGGCCTTCCCCCGGCTCAACGCCTTCAGCCTGTGGGCCTTCCTGGCCGGCGGCATCTTCCTGAACACCTCGTGGTTCCTCGGCGGCGCCCCCGACGGCGGCTGGTTCGGCTACGCGCCCAACAGCGGCCTCGTCTACTCGCCGAGCAACGGCATGGACTTCTACGCCCTGGGTCTGCAGATCGCCGGCATCGCCTCGCTGGTCAGCGCCATCAACCTCATCACGACGGTGCTCAACATGCGCGCCCCCGGCATGACCCTGTTCCGGATGCCGGTGCTCTCCTGGATGCTGCTCGTCGTGCAGTTCCTGCTGCTGTTCGCCATCCCGGTGATCACCGTCGCTCTGTTCCTGCTGAGCTTCGACCGGCTGTTCGACGCCAACTTCTTCAACGTGGCGGCCGGTGCCGACCCGCTGCTGTGGCAGCACCTCTTCTGGATCTTCGGGCATCCCGAGGTGTACATCCTCATCCTGCCCGCCTTCGGCATCATGTCCGAGGTCATCCCCGTCTTCAGCCGCAAGCCCATCTTCGGCTACCCGTTCATGGTCTTCTCGGGGATCGCCATCGGCTTCATGGGCTGGGGGGTGTGGGCCCACCACATGTTCACCTCCGGCATGGGGCCGGTCTCGGTGGCGGCCTTCTCGCTCTCCACCATGTTCATCGCCGTGCCCACAGGGGTGAAGATCCTCAACTGGTTGGCGACCATGTGGGGCGGCCGGGTGCGGTTGACCACGGCGATGCTGTACTCCGTCGGCGCGGTTGCGATGTTCACCATCGGCGGCCTGTCGGGGGTGACCCACGCCATCGCGCCCGCGGACACCCAGCAGACCGACACCTACTACATCGTCGCCCACTTCCACTACGTGATATTCGGGGGATCCCTCATGGGCATGCTCTCGGGCATCTACTTCTGGTGGCCGAAGATGTTCGGACACAAACTCGACGAGAAGCTCGGCAAGATCGGCTTCTGGGTTCTGCTCATCGGCTTCAACCTCACGTTCGGGCCGATGCACATACTGGGTCTGCAGGGCATGTCGCGCCGCATCCACAGCTATGCCGCCGACTCCGGATTCAACCTGTGGAACATGTTCGCCACCGTGGGTTCGTTCGTCGTCGCCGTGGGCCTTCTGCTGTTCTTCTGGAACATCGGCGTCAGCCGCCGCCGCGCCCGCGGCGCGCCGCCGGTGGGTCCCGATCCGTGGGACGCGCGCGGCCTGGAGTGGATGACCGCCTCGCCGACGCCCGTCCACAACTTCGACCGCGACATCACCGTCACGCGCCAGGACGAGTTCTGGCACCGCAAGTGGCGCATCGGCGACGACGGCCAGGTGACGCGCATCGCCCGGGCCGAGGACGTGGCGCACGACGGCAGCGCCACCGACGTGCACCTGCCCTCGCCCTCGTACTGGCCGGTGGTGGTCGCCCTCGGGCTGCCCCTGGTGGCCTACGGGCTCATCTACAACCTCTGGATCACCGGCGTGGGCGCGCTGTTGATCCTGGGCGGCCTGTACGCCTGGGTGTTCGAGCCGCCCGACGATCCCGAGGCCCACGCGCACGACGACCACCACGACGCCGACCCCTCCGACGACCCCGACAACGGTGCCTCCGGCGGCGGGACGTCCACGAACGGTGAGGGTGGACCCGACGGCGGTGACGGCACGCGCCAGCTGGCCGGAGCGGGAGTCGCCGGCGGTCCGTCCGCGCAGGCGACGGAGGAGCAATCGTGA
- a CDS encoding heme-copper oxidase subunit III — protein MTDVADPEAAVTAPAAGGHEAPAHPPTTTGMSHNKVAMWLFLGSECLLFGALISVYMFAKSRLPAGEIGPNDVFDIPFTSVSSFVLLMSSLTMVLALSALTRGEERGFRVWIVATALLGGTFIAGQVYEFTVFYNLGLGYTTNIFGSAFYTLTGFHGAHVTIGIVMLMSALVASLRGRLSPRNAETVELIGLYWHFVDIVWILIFTIIYLFPQ, from the coding sequence GTGACCGATGTCGCCGATCCCGAAGCGGCCGTGACCGCCCCGGCCGCGGGCGGCCACGAGGCACCCGCGCACCCGCCCACGACCACGGGCATGTCCCACAACAAGGTGGCGATGTGGCTGTTCCTGGGGTCGGAGTGCCTGCTGTTCGGCGCCCTCATCTCCGTCTACATGTTCGCCAAGTCCCGGCTGCCGGCCGGCGAGATCGGCCCGAACGACGTCTTCGACATCCCGTTCACGTCGGTCAGCTCGTTCGTGCTGCTGATGAGCTCGCTGACCATGGTGCTGGCGCTGTCGGCCCTGACGCGGGGCGAGGAGCGGGGCTTCCGGGTGTGGATCGTGGCCACGGCGCTGCTCGGCGGCACGTTCATCGCCGGGCAGGTCTACGAGTTCACCGTCTTCTACAACCTCGGACTGGGCTACACCACGAACATCTTCGGGTCGGCCTTCTACACCCTGACCGGGTTCCACGGCGCCCACGTCACCATCGGCATCGTGATGCTGATGTCGGCGCTGGTGGCCAGCCTGCGCGGCCGCCTGAGCCCCCGGAACGCCGAGACCGTCGAGCTCATCGGCCTGTACTGGCACTTCGTCGACATCGTGTGGATCCTCATCTTCACGATCATCTACCTTTTCCCGCAGTAG